attaagtttattaaatgttacagcatatcttttattttttttttttttttttttttttttgagttgtttattttttaaatttattttgttttttcagtaCGTTATTAGACCGAGAAGATACTGCTTTAATACGCAAGGATTTTACCCACAGTTTATGCAACTTAAGTTACTCAAAACGTACACAAACTAGTTGCTGTTCGtagtcttttttttctatatattcacccatatatatatatatatatatatatatatatatatatatatatatatatatatatatatatatatatatatatatatatatatatatatatatatatatatatatatatatatatatatatatatatatatatataataaatttacattatttataaaatatttataaagtatatatttttgatattaggCAGATTAAATGCATCATAAAgcttattaaataaacttttagtattatttttagcGTTTTAGAAATATTCGTTTTAacttataatattgaaattttttttcatattcattttGCATTAAcagtataaaacttattaaatggtTGTAAGAaattaagaaacattttttatgagaaTGAGGCAAAATTagtaagttaaaatatttaagtttttgggtttttcataaaaattttagcgatatcttaaaatcattttagaaTAAACCCTAAATGTTTGAAACAGTAGTTCAATGCGGTTgtaaagttaatgtggtttaaaagttccTAAAATTTTGACATTCGTCTTTTAAAGCTTTCCACatttaattgttaaacttttgaGAAGTCATAAGAGTTAATTGAAATGAGATGAGGCGCTGAATTCAGGTACAATGTATCACGTTTAGATTGAAAATCTAAtctatagttttaaattaactgtTGACAATAAATATGTTGATGACTTAGTGCCGAATCAATGATATAAGGATGAATTAGCGTCAAATCAGCCTATACAACGAAAATGTTAAAATGAGATAATTTGACGCTAAGTCTttaacaaaagccactaaaccgaaaaactaaaagtaattgTAGTTCAGcgcacttaaaaattttatttatagtattttggtgtttgcaaagaaacacttcataaattagtttttaatataaacttattctttttaactttgttgTATAGGCTAGTTTGGCGCTTAACCGTCCATATATTCTTTTTACCATTAACCTTTAATCAAAAGTGATACAATGTACCCATATGATCCTTTCTACTATTAAGTTTCAATATGGAATGCATCGTTTTTCATGCATATTTGACGAATCACAATACAATGATTCTAAAACTTGTTTTGACGAATTATTCAGCAAATCGCTTATAAGAATTCAGCCTATTTTTATTCCAAAAGAATATCCGTCAGTGTAAGGGTCTCTAATAAGAAACTAAGCTGATTGTATAATCCACTCTGCCGTTTGTTCAATACAAACAATCCGTTCAGTCAATCTGCTCTGCTAATTGTACCTACCCAGAAATTAATTGATCCACTTTATTAAGATATTGTGCAAGTTACTTCATGTGAACCATTTACTCAAGTATCagttaaaagtttattcaatttttaaagattcattAAATATCTTCTTAGAAATTGATTTGATGAAAAGGATGTTTTCTTAACTACGTtaataagaatgaataaaaattacacAAAGAGCTATAAAAGTAAATGATAACGTAAAAAACACTGAGATTAAAAATGCAATACAATTTTTCTGTACGTTTTACCAAGTATTTAGGTTTTTCTCTGTAACAGTATTTCTTAATGTTTCAGAccctttcaaaaaaatataacatatcaAGAACGTAAGtgtctataaatataaatgtttttaataacttgttttatataatCCCAAATTTTTGCTTATATCAAAAACGAGCTGAGTGTTGTTACCATTTACTAtttcattgtattttaaatttttcttagtaaCTTGAAAAAGTTAATGGAGTAAGGTACTATGACCCCTAACCCTTTATAATCCTAACTCTGAAAGTTCAATTTGTTACGAGCTTCGACAAGTGtgaaagttcaattttttacgAGCTTCGACAAGTGTGAAAGTTCAATTTGTTACGAGCTTCGACAAGTGTGAAAGTTCAATTTGTTACGAGCTTCGACAAGTGtgaaagttcaattttttacgAGCTTTGACAAGTGTGAAAGTTCAATTTGTTACGAGCTTCGACAAGTGtgaaagttcaattttttacgAGCTTCGACAAGTGTGAAAGTTCAATTTGTTACGAGCTTCGACAAGTGtgaaagttcaattttttacgAGCTTTGACAAGTGTGAAAGTTCAATTTGTTACGAGCTTCGACAAGTATGAAAGTTCAATTTGTTACGAGCTTCGACAAGTGtgaaagttcaattttttacgAGCTTTGACAAGTGTGAAAGTTCAATTTGTTACGAGCTTCGACAAGTGTGAAAGTTCAATTTGTTACGAGCTTCGACAAGTGtgaaagttcaattttttacgAGCTTCGACAAGTGtgaaagttcaattttttacgAGCTTCGACAAGTGtgaaagttcaattttttacgAGCTTCGACAAGTGtgaaagttcaattttttacgAGCTTTGACAAGTGtgaaagttcaattttttacgAGCTTCGACAAGTGTGAAagttcaattttgtattttaaacaacaataaaaagagTTTCACAATcgaaatttaacaaaaaatatacttttaagttGTTGCTATCACTTATTGGCCTATTagaatgttttaacaattatttaattacaaaaaatttttataacaatttattcaaaaatggaATGTTTCCATTAATAGATGGAAATACCAACTAGAATCGCCGAAAAAACAGCTTCGCTAAATGGTAATATCATAACAaacgatatttttaataaatctttaaaaagaaagggTGTTATTAAAAGAGACATCTCTGCTCATTTCCCTACTTTTTGCTCAACAAATTTAGAATCAAATGAAATACCAATTggcaaacaaatcttttttaaacgcaTCTACAACAAAGCAAGTATTAACAAGCGTCATCAGCAATGATGACAGTGCCAACACTAATACATTAACTAGATAATCTTATTAATAGTATGAATTGCATATTCGAACATCCAGTGCAATTATCTATCTGCTTTCTCTATGCTGTCTTTCTAACTCAACTTCTTCCAACTTTCACTCTAACTTTTTTCGTTCTTCTTAAACTCACTTTCTCTTGGTCAGCGAAGCAATTGATGATGCTCTTTTGTGAGCTGAGCTTGTCTATGCTGACCATGGATATGTGGCCTCTATATAGCAATTAGccggaggataaaccacaatacccaTTTCCATATATCCATCTACAACGAAGCAAATTTATCATCGTTTTGGGAGCAACTGTTTCTGCTTTGTTGGAAAAATATAAGCATTTCATATGACGTTAACTTAGCTTACAAccaatttataaaatctttttgagaAATATATGGATGCTAACTTTCCAAAACGTAAAATAAGTCTAAAGCCAAAAAATGCAAAATCGCCATGGATTACGAACAGTCTAAGAAAATCTTCAAAGTCAAACAAAAACTATGCATTAAGTATTTAAAAGCTGAGACAATTGAAAGTAAAACCAACTAAAAGAATTGTgcgaaagtttttaaaagacttttaaaaaatctaaaaaataatactattctAATTTACGTAAACAAAACGAAAACCATTTCaaacgcacatggcaaattCTAGGAATAATTACTGATAAAACGAAATCCAAATCATGCgctttaaaaaaatggcaataaAGTTACTAATCATATatgattattaattaataatcatATATGAAATCAAATTAATATATGATCATATatgaaatcaaattaataatcatACATGAAATCATATATGATTTTCATTAAATAGCTATTGAACTAAACAAACTTTTTGTCTCAGTTGGAcctaatttagcaaaaaaaaattccaaatataaaaaaaaaaattatatctccTCCAGTGCAACAACTAATTTTGATTCTTTCGAATTATTATTTGAGAAATTTGAAACTGCTTTTAGTATGCTAAAATCAAACAAAGCGAGTGGTTTTgataacataaataacaatataattaaaaattcaaacggaattattaaaaacaagctTTTTTCATCTTCAATAAGATAAAAGGTTTTAAACTGATCAATTTAAAGTAGCTAAAGTTACACTGATATTCAAAGGAGGAGATCTAGTAAGGAGGAGATCTAGCAAATGTTAGTAACTATTGCCCTGTATCTGTTCTTCCAGTTTTGTCGAAAATTCAAGAAAGAATCATGTATAACAGAATTTACACACATCTTACTGACAATCATTTTTaatcatcagtatggattttaaaaaaacaactctaCAAAACACACGATTCTTCAGTCCTATCACGAAATCGTTTGAAAAATCTGTAGTATCACAGGATCGTTTGAAAAATCTGAGTATACCTCAGATTTTTCAAACATCTTAGGCATCTTTATTGACTTATCCAAAATCTttgatactattttttttttaattaacttttctaaattataaTCTATTACATATATCCTTGTTCTTTTTTGAGTTTAGATTGTTTACAAGGTCgctcttttaattttaaccagGTTATATGAGAGTGAGCCTTTAACTAatgttatattgttaaaattcaATGCATGATATTCACTCGGTAATATATAGACAGTGTTTGATCGACGTcacaatataaacaatgttgTTCCGCCGCCATATTGTAGGTCAAACAAATGTGCATTGGTATTAGGAGTTTTGACGCAAGGCTAATACACAATTCTCTGAATTGGATATTTGACATGCACAATATTTTCAGTTGTCACGcgattaaagttttttctaagaATCTTGTTTGCTATTTAGCACGGGCTACGGATAATATTtgtttccactttttttttcttcatacaAAAGGATATGTAGAAATGTCAGATATAGTATCTAATGAACCTGATGATGgtgtatttttaaacaaaatgacattgcaaaaatttaaatttatgtctaTTGACTGCAAGTACTTCaataaacataactttaaatttttgaatatttctgtCGTTAGTATATCGCTAGTTGTTTTTTTGTCGACATAATTATTCAAACAAATAAGAAATGGACtataatattactttatatatactattatatactttttagagCAATGGCAGCGTGTGAGGAAATGGTACTTGTAAACATTAAAGCAGAAAATCATTATAGAGTCTCAATAAATGAAcgcaataaaaaacttatagtaTATGGGCACATCATGCCAGAttctttattgttaaaaaagagtGAATGAATGAGCGAATCTCAAACCGGTATGTTAAAATGGCCGCCTGTTTATGGGAACGATATTTTGAGTTATCTCCAAAAAATAAACACGTCAAGTGATCTTTTACTCGGATTAGACTGTGAGTATAAAGAAGGCATAGGTTTTGATATTCTAAATGTGACTTTTTGAAAGAAATCTTTTGGTCAGGTATAGATATAAACTCAAATTTTTGCATGCTTAAAACTAGAGTAACTTCTTCCAAAAGAACTTCTAATTAACAGTATAATGTATGGGGAATAAAAAAGgttggttttttatttacactcattatagatattattttgaaaaaattattttcgaCAATATTTACTGGAATGAAGTTATCAAGAACCTAATTTACTGTTGGGCAAACCATCTGGCAATTCGAATTTTAAAAGGGGTCAATCAATGTTCTATCATTAAAACAGATTGCGCTCAAAACGTTGCTACTAAATCAATTAATACTACTATTActggtttaaaaactattccaataaaacaaaataacagaaaaaaaagttacaaaatataacaataaagtaattttatatcTGTATGATGTGTGTCTCAAAAACTGTGAAGACTATGctgaatcttttgaaaaaaattctattgcATGTTCATCGTATTCAAGATGGTTTCACTTTGTTTGTGTGGGTATATTAATTGAATCAgataattcagaaaaaaatgaacaatgggTCTGCCAAGTATGTACctagtaaaaaatattactaaaacaatTATCAATTAGCAAATACTGGTGGATATAAGCTGCACAGTGCAGAACATATTAGAACAATAtcttttattgaagaaatatattttatagaaagtTCGTATGCAAGAATCTTGAAAACTTTTAGTTGCCTTATGATCTTTTTAACAAAGATTCTAAGATTAgttaattatatagtttttttaatttctgatgGAAGCATttgatataatataaacatttgatATAAACCTCTTTTACCTGGTGGTACTAACCTTGTTATGTCACGCatcaaacatttatttcaaatgcCTTTGCCTGCCAAAACGTAAGAAAATTGAGGAACCAAATcaagaaaattttgattttatcgTCAATTTTTTATCGGAAATTGATCCTGGGTATGCACttgaaaaatagtttatgaATGAATTAGGTGTAatactaattaatattttaattgcattatgGTATTTATATTCAGACCAAGTAATTTTTAGCATATCAGGAATTTTGGgtgtttcaataaataatttcattgcattattaaattaatgtatGTCTTTGGTATGATCGAAGCGTTTTAGTCTTGTAAAATTTAATGCACCTTTATCTGAAACAAAAACTAAATGGTATAAAACAGAATCTAATCTTTTAACCCATGCTAAAAATATGCGACTTGCAAGAGAACTGATAAACTAAGTcgataagttaaatattttctgTTCAGGTCAATCTCACTTTCATTTATGTAAGcaacatttcaaaaattcttGAATCTTTTCTGGTAATAAAGGTCtcatgatttttatatatatacttttaattattttaaacgtCTGCTGATTGAAAACGTTATTAACGTCTGCTCATTGAAAATGCATCTTTCTTTTATAACTGTATGAATGTAAATCTATGGGAACTagtctttgaattttttaagtaGCCTCATATCCAAGATTCAATGTAGGGTAGTTGAGGTTGATTTATTGGAAAAACGTAGAGAGCAAACTCTGGATTTTGCACCAGGACTccaaagcgtttttttttttttctattaataaatagtttcaatatttttcgtctaattttttcttttttctttgttcgAAAAGGAGGCAGCCAATAACATTTAACTTATATCACCTATTAGCTACTATCAGTCGTCAAgcattagtaaatttaaaatatttagtttcaCTTTAGAGtagatatttgaatatattttaaatagtatgcTGAGTACTATATatgttttgagtcaagttctttaacaaatttaaaaatgaacaaagtaccaaaaactaaaaaacacaaaaaaccattgtcatcactaagttctctaaacctatgaTTAACTAGCATtagtggtcttcgaagtaacttttcctctgttgagtcttatctcttgcaaagttcatcaaacctacttgctctttgtgagactaatttgagtttggCTGTCTCTtgttaattcatttatttatttaaccaaattttaaaaactacaaattattaataattttacaaaatcagtttaggtgtcactcatgtAGTTGACTTAAACATGAACATAACAAGTTTGGAGCATTAGAAAATTGTTCATTATTGAAACAATACCGAAATTATCACATATTAATCCAACTGGTACCCCCAGCGCTTATATTACCCCCGCCCCCACTTGCTGCACCTTAAGCTggttaaacacaaaaataaaaaatataatcctattctttattttattcaatcaaGGTATCCACATAATATCCACATAATACAACAGTTATATTTTTAGCCACATATTTCAATGGAATTTTCCCACTGTTTAGTGgctgaattttaaatataaatatatacatgtatatatatatatatatatatatatatatatatatatatatatatatatatatatatatatatatatatatataaatatatatatatatatatatatatatatataatatatatatatatatatatatatatatatatatatatatatatatatatatatatatatatatatatatatatatatatatatatatatatattaaaagtatgtatatattaaataaaattgagtttacataaattagtaaaaagttgcaattataactttaaaaatagaaactaTTACGGATTATTTTTTCTGTTGAAATGCAATGAAAATCTATAACTTTCACTCCagtaatattgtttttgaaaacgGTATATTTAATCTTAGACTCAGTATTTGtctttgcaaataacttttcttttttttttaggtgttaTTAAggtgttatttaggtgccccaagaagacttaacggtcttgtcacagagcactgcgtaagcgcatttaactaggaagttcacgcctccttccttgacgtgacgcgaaaatatgtccaaagctcgtttcgaacctcgatctcctgcttataaagcaagcgctaacccctgcgccacggccgcacaaatatataaaaatatcacaaagggccatccataaaggacgttaTTTTGCTGTTGccacacttttaaaaaataaaataaaaaatattttctaacaaTAACTCCGTAAATACACatagttttccatgttattttaacactgtgttttaattatttttcttgcgCAATGCACGATTAAATGATCGGGGAGAGAGCGCCATTGAAACTTTAACCATGACTTCAAGTTGTTAAATCGGCTTCTGATGACGCCCTATATAGATGGCCCCcaggtaaaaaaaacaattatttgtgCTATATCtaggtattttaaaaatgtaacaaacaTGACAATTTCCAAAATTACCTCAGAAATTCAAGATATACTAGAGCTGGttgtttttgtaactttttgaaTGGTTTGAAGAATATAATACATTTACACATAACTatagttaaaacaatttgatgaaacaatcaacaaaataatcaaacaaaacaaaaaacatgccGATACACAACCTATTTGCAAATGAAACGAATACTCTCATAGCGTAGTTAACGCATGCACTTCAATGAAGCAGGTTGGAAccctcaaaaatttaataataagagtcaagttaaaataataagtgtCACTGACACTTGTTGTGATACGAGTTGTGATATGCGACCAAAATCACAACTCGTGGCATCTCTACTAATACCATTATAAATCAGTTGCATTTACCGCGGTAAATTATTCTGCAGTCTTGCAAACGAATAATCTTTTCTAAGTATTACGAAACGCTATTGAAACAAACACGGTTTCAGTTGGTTGAACATATACAGCTAAACATACGCATGTTGTACTTTCTAAACAAGTTTGATTGATCGaatttttataaactcaaaataaatttttattcctgGTGGTATgatctaatatttttaagatataaatgtGATTTGTTCATACATCACACATACATTTTTCATACATAATACTTCCTGGTGGAGCtggtaaaggtaaaaaaattttatgcatcaaaaataaagtttcatttctttttttttttttttcaaatatatttataactacaTAGTATTAACAATATAGAATAGTTAACAATATATAGTAGTTgacaatatataatagttttaacaataattcTATAACTTATACATTCAAAGATAACTCTTATAAAGTgacattaaaatacttttaaaatatattagaagttttaaaatatattagaatttttaaaatatattagaagttcaaaaaaattaaagtattattaaaatttttattgagaaaaaacagAATAAAGATAAAAGAGCTTTAGTTATGTAGTGGTGGGGACTCGAAGTGatgtcttgtcatcgagaaccttttttattaaattcatgaaatgctcatatttttttattcatgacTTGCTATATTTTTCAATCTAGTTAGTCATGTTAAGAACATAACAGAAgataacatatatatgttatactCATGCATATATGTTAAAgtgttttattatgtttatataaatatttaattttttatttttatttttttttataaaccattaGGATTTAGAAAATTTCCATATAGTTGATTGTATCTAGAACtagttttttgagtttagtttatatttataacagcTTATATATTCTATAAGAGAtattttttggaattaattATGCTGGTAAGGACTACGTatcttgaataaattaaaaacagttaaaactttaatttttacaaaatgtttaaaacacttttacaaaaccttgtaaaagtatttatgttcaaaaaagtttcttataccctatatatatattagtgagtTTTAATACTATTCTGATTTCTTTGAATCATTTCAAACCATCACATGTTGATAGTTTTCCTTTACGAAAATATACAGACTTCTTTGAAATTATATTCACATGTATTTCCTGAAGTTTATTTAGTATTGCTCTATATcctatatatattagtaaattttctttttatattattttaatttttttaaaccacttcAAACATTCATATGTTGGTAGTTTCACTTTACGAAAATATACAGACttctttgaaattatatttacatatatttcctGAAGTTATTTTAATACTGCTCTTAACCTTTGTCTTAAAAACATACACTGCGTTTAAAAAACACCTTACACTTTACTCACTTAAACACCTTATACTTacgtcataaaaaaatttaaattaatcaatttaattattttataaattatagtaGGGCTGCAATGAAACTGTTTACTTTGGTTGTGTTGACCGTTGCTACGTTTGCTGTCAACTGTCGGCGTAGCGATGTTAAAGAAAAGAAAGCTACAATACCATTCCTATCAGCAATCAAGGCCAAGTTCGAACCAGAATtcgaaaccaaaaaaaatgcgtgtgaaaaaaaaaagaaatttaaagagGTATGtctttatatcattttaagTGCTTTGCCATTGTTCAAGTAAAAACTCTTTTCAGACTTGTCTAACCAAACATTTTCATAAACCATAATCAAAAAGAGCATCGTTTAAAATCAGAATATATTACCCCTGATGAGGCTTAGAATTATTTGCCAATTGAGTTTAGTatcctaaaaaatataataacttgtttttttatctataaaacttACTTAACGTCCACTAAGTTATTGTTTGGATTATCCTTATTATATTTACACGTAGTCgtcttcattttattttttatccttttattgCCGCAAGTAGTTTTCAATTCttcaattatatataaacatttaacatGTGTTATGTGTTatgacaaataaattattttcttaggTGCCAAGTGGTAAAGATGATTCACCTCTTCAAGCCTATGGTTACCCTGAATTCAATCAAAATACCAAAAGTATTACAGTAGATCCTAAAGCCACTCTTATGCTATCCAATAAAGTGAAACAACCAATTCGAATCGGTTCACGCGATTATGTGATATCTGGTAAAGCTGAAGAAATTGTTGCATTTTTTGAGTGTTTTGGAGATTACGATATCATCGGCTCTGAATTAAATGCAGATGGTCGCTGGCCTGACAATACAGGCCAAATAAAGATCGAGCTTCAAAATGTTCATCCCGAGAAAGTAAACTTTGAAATGACTCTTTTTGAAACCATGTTTGATATGGCTATGGacgccattttaaaagttcttgaTTCAACAAAAGTTGCTGCGTCAGCATACGAAATTGAACAGGCTTTAAAACCCATCGCGGATTATTTACCGTCACCATCTGAGTTTATTGCAAAAGCAAAAGAAGTCTATGTGCAAAAGATAtctaaagataaaaagaaaatacttaTGCTAAATTGGTTAAAGGAGCAAGACAAGAAAACCATGGCAAAGTGGGAAAAATCGGAAAACGTTAATAAGAGCGACAAGCTTTTGATGTCACTGGTTATGTATACCAAACCAGAAAAAAATCTACGGACCACCTACAATACCGCTCTGTCCAAAATTTCAATGAAAGAAATcgcaaatattttgaaacttttttttaagactaagaaaaattaagattaaaatatgaaagatttcaaaacaacgtatatatgatttaaatgaaatatgAGTTTTCTATGAGGGTC
Above is a window of Hydra vulgaris chromosome 10, alternate assembly HydraT2T_AEP DNA encoding:
- the LOC100202753 gene encoding uncharacterized protein LOC100202753 isoform X2; protein product: MKLFTLVVLTVATFAVNCRRSDVKEKKATIPFLSAIKAKFEPEFETKKNACEKKKKFKEVPSGKDDSPLQAYGYPEFNQNTKSITVDPKATLMLSNKVKQPIRIGSRDYVISGKAEEIVAFFECFGDYDIIGSELNADGRWPDNTGQIKIELQNVHPEKVNFEMTLFETMFDMAMDAILKVLDSTKVAASAYEIEQALKPIADYLPSPSEFIAKAKEVYVQKISKDKKKILMLNWLKEQDKKTMAKWEKSENVNKSDKLLMSLVMYTKPEKNLRTTYNTALSKISMKEIANILKLFFKTKKN